The bacterium DNA window GCCTCGTGCGAGGTCCCGGGGTTTACAGAGTTTCCGCTGTTTTCCCTAAACGTTGTCCTGCTCGAAGAAAGGTCTCGTACCCCTCCGCACTGTGCGTCAGCAGATCTTTGTCGAACTGGATTTTCCCCGGTTGAAAAATGAGAATGACGGTGGACCCGCCGTATTGAAAATATCCTTTTTCA harbors:
- a CDS encoding phosphatidylserine decarboxylase; its protein translation is EKGYFQYGGSTVILIFQPGKIQFDKDLLTHSAEGYETFLRAGQRLGKTAETL